DNA from Rosa rugosa chromosome 6, drRosRugo1.1, whole genome shotgun sequence:
AAGAAACAGGTTTTTGCTCAGTTAAAACTTAAATCTAATCGAGTAGACTAGTTTGACAGAGCATCTTCTTAACATCAATTGCCAAGCTAACAAAAATGGATATTCCTCCATACCAGTTGGTTGACATTCTCTCTGAGAATACTCTGGACCATTGATTGTGTCAACACAAACCATAAAATTACTGATTTTTCGACCTGACCAGACTATTCTAACCGACCCTCATCCATTGTATCCTCACCTGCGCTTTCTCCTTTGTACAGAAGCATTTGTTCCAAAATATAAcgtttcttccttttcttacCATTTACCAGCAAATCCTATCTCACATTTGATATATACAATAGTTCCGAAAAGGTATACTTAAAAAAGGCCGAGCATCAATTCACAAGGTAGACATAGCTTCAATTCACACATAAAAGGAGAATTATCAAATTCAGCAGAAGCACCaggaaaaacaaagaaattgcTGGTTCTACAGACCACAGAAGAACCAATTAATAAGCTAGAACTAGTAAGACTCGGACAACTTAAATTTTAAATCAGTTGTAGTACTGCAGTAACCATGTCAATACTATTGCTGGGTTACTGATCTAAAAATAAACTTATGACAGCATATTGTTGGTCAGTTTTAACAAACATTTCAACTCTGAAAAGAATGCACTACTTTAACGCAAAGTAGGAGAAAGAATGAAATCCTCATGTGAATGTAAATTAAACAAACCTTCAGTTTTGGGTGCATTTGTAAAGTCATTCAGGTTAATTATGGGTTGGATCTCCTTCTTAACTAGAGCCTGCCTCCTCCTAATTTCACCCTGAACGCACAAAACAATAGAGCAACCAGTAAATAAACATTATGCATACCCTTCAACATAGCATAAAGAGATAATGCAATTCAGGCAACGTAAAAAGATCTATATCGTAGCTATACCCGTTTCTCCATGTATGCTACATAAGGACAAGTTGGACAGAAGAATCTAGCAGCATGCATATTCGGAAGCTCATACTGCAGCATGCCTCCACAATCCGGGCAGAATTCCATTTGCGAAAATCTCCCACCACAACTCTCCCTCCCTGCATAATGTTTGTTTAGATTCCGAGATGCCATTGATAGTAATACAACTCCCAACTACAATTCTACTaatcacataaacataaaataaaCTAACTAAAGAGTACACCAATTGCCAAATTGTGAATATGTTTAACaacaaaaacagagcaaaagtTAAGCTAATTCCTAACTATGTATGTGAAGGTACCAATCATAAAAAGAACCAAATTTATTGGTGCCAATCATACCCAACAATAAAACAAACAGATATGACATATCAGCTATATGTTCTAAGCTCAAAGATTAAATCTTGCAGCTATGCACATCAGAAATTCATCAAAATAACAATCCACAAAAGCAGCATGAAATAAATTGAGGAATTTGGGTCGATCTTATCGAAAAGAATAAAAGGGTGCAGTATGTTTCTACATACTTTTCGATAGATTGAGGAATTCGGATCGAATTTGGCAGGGTTTTGCGTTAAACCCTAATCTCAGTCTCAGTCGGTTTTTTGTTAGGATTTTAGGCAAATAGCAGTAAATAAGTTTAgccaccaatttttttttttttttttagtaaatcttttattttttcttttgtttggtaaaagtcccaaaaataatgTCAACTCACACTCATAAACAATGAATTTTTCATATTTCATTTTAGAACATTTCCATTGAATTGaatctaaggggggtgtattgtatatagaattagtggaacttttaaacaaatctatggaatttaaaagtctgggtgtattcaatatagacttttaacagtccatgaaagtcttgaggtattcaattaagatttttaaagacttcatgaattccaccaaaatctaggggtattcaattaggacttttaaaaatgaataaaagtacagaggtattcaaaatatcattcatacttatggaattagaaaatcatggataatcatggactttgtagtgttaactatacataccaaactccaataattttccagcctccagaccaaagatttcaaaaagtctatcaaagtttcctcttcaaaaaaaaaaaaaaaaattcttctctctacgcacgaagaagtttgtccttcatcatctctctttcttatgatatcaacctttttttgatacccaacatgttcattgtagttgttgaatgtgatttttatttttttttgtttttttgttttcaattgtgatacttcgaaccctaatagcaataaaaatgatttatgaaaccctaaaactcaaatattgtggtctaaccctaagaccttgaaccatactaaattttatcttattaattaattattctcattaatttgaatttatattatggttcaaaaaaaggttgaacaattgaatttcaattgattgattatagatcaagacattgaccaatattgctacaatatatgttaatcggcgaaaacaaaattgatgagaataattaactataaacatcaagtgatctatattgtatatttatgttgttgggagattaggaataagaacaaactcgctagacagactaacaatcatttatttgagtcaatttctattagaagatactggagcattgaagagacaacaagttattattttgttttgtgtttgggctgcatttgttttaattttttttgttttttgtttttgtttgtttgtttttttattttttttattttgtacatcctaggaaatctgtagaagtcattcataataaagtatatagattttcatgaatcaataaaagtctgttgctaaaatcaatggttttaagaaatccataacagtctatcaactttttaaagagtctgtgacttttcaaaaagtctgtcatttaaaaacagtctgcacaaatccaaatacaatacaccccctaaGTACAAATATGAAGAATTACTTAACAAGAATAGTCAAAAGTCTTTAAAACGGACGATGACGTCAATCGTAATGATATAAAGCTCACACACATGATAACCACATTGTTTCAATATAATAAAAATATTTACTACTTAAGTAATTTCATCTTTAACTCCTGGTCATAACACggtctcaagaaaaaaaaaatggtataaACTCATATCTCTGCTGACATCCTTAAACAAACTCAACAATGGCATCAACTGGATCACccaacttcttcttctctttgcacAAATAGGAGGTTCACTCGAAACCAAGGTAAAATTACAGAGCACTCTAGGTTTGTTCTTACTACCTTGAGGGTAATCCCTATGCTTGCTTAAAGAAAGAGGAGTAAAATTGGGCCTCCTATCCCAACACCCAATTTCACGAAGCTAACACACTTATTTAGCCAACCGATATAAGCACCCTTCATGAACACTGAGTCCGAAGAAGAGGTTCTGCCTCACCACTGAATCAGACCACAAGACAATAGAGTTATAGAGTCGGAACCAAATAGGAAGTCTCTGACGAGAATTCCGATTCTATGTGACATTCTCCAagtcaaatacatcattgtaTACTCCAATCAATACCTACAAATAAACTATAAATTCTCCAGACCCCATACACTACAACTAGGTCGTAAATCGAATTAAGGACCTCCCACTTTAATGCAACTTTCAAAACCTAAGAACCTCTAA
Protein-coding regions in this window:
- the LOC133715481 gene encoding uncharacterized protein LOC133715481 yields the protein MEFCPDCGGMLQYELPNMHAARFFCPTCPYVAYMEKRGEIRRRQALVKKEIQPIINLNDFTNAPKTEETCPICGHKEAAFREQQTRSADEASTKFYRCLNEDCKHAWIDYS